GGGAACTCCTGGAAAACAATCAAGAAAGAGTCACAAAGTGTCTCATTTTAGTTGATATATTATATTTGGGAAGTATTTATTCTCCAACCTTAATGCATTGTACTTTTGTGATAGCTGTTCAGTGTGTTGTTGCAATGAATTCAAAGTTCATCACTGACACTCACCTTAACAGGTATGGTTATTGTTGAGACTGAATGTTCTTTCGGTGTTGTGCCGGCCTGGTCTGCAGTGGCAGCCATCTTGGGTTGATTTTCTATGTCTTGGTGCAAGTTTCCATTAGATGCTGATTTCAGGTGTTCTGTGTTCGTAGTTGGTCCCTGAGACCTGATTGAGCTTGGTTCAATAATTATGTTTAACTGGGTCTGACTAGCCTCCTTCTGACCTCCTTCCTTAAGCTCCTTGCCATTTTCCTTCTTTTCTTCGTCCCTCACACTCTCCGATTTCATGGTCAAGTTCACCCTAATCATAGGTTCCCCAGTTGGGAGGTCTGTCATCTTttcttctttgtctttctcttcttGGGTTTCCTGCTTTACGGACATTTCTCGTGTTTGGATTATCTCTATGTTATCACTTTTTAATCGAAGCTCCTCGTTTGTCTGTTTATCTTTTTCCTCCACTCTGTGCTTTACTCGGTCTTCAACTCTGTCCTCGACTCTGTCCTCTACTCCATTCTCTACTCCATCCTCAAGTGTGTCCCCCGCTCTGTCCTCTACTCTGTCTTCCTCTTTGTCCTCTACTCCACCCCTTACTCTGTCCTCTACTCCATCCCCTACTCTGTTCTTTACTCCATCCCCTACTCTGTTCTCTACTCCATCCCCTACTCTGTCCTCTACTCCATCCGTTTTGTTCTTTACTCCATCATATACTCTGTTCTCTACTCCATCATCTACTCTGTTCTCTACTCCATCCCCTACTCTGTTCTCTACTCCATCATGTACTCTGTTCTCTACTCCACCCCCTACTCTGTCCACTACTCTGTCCTCCACTCTGTTCTCTACTCCTTCCCCTATCCTGTTCTCTGCTTCATCCACTAATCTGTCCTCTACTCCATCCTCCACTCTGTTCGCAACTCTGACTTCTGCTCTGTCTACATTTTGACACCCTGTCTCTTCAAAATCAGCAATTTCATCTTCTGTCACTGTTTTCATACCGGTCTCATTTTCAATGGTCTCCACTTCAAAAGTTGTTTCAGGTTTGTCTGTCATCTTTTCTTCTTGGTCTCTATCTCTTTGAGTTTCCTGCTTTACTGTCAAATCAATTTCTTGTGTTTGAATTATCACTGTGTCATCACTGTTTAATCTAAGCTccttgtttgtctgtttatttttttcatccaCTCTGTTCACTACTCTGTCCTCTACTCTGTCCTCTACTCTGTTCACTACTCTGTCCTCTACTCTGTCCTCTACTCTGTTCACTACTCTGTCCTCTACTCTGTCCTCTACTCTGTCCACTACTCTGTCCTCTACTCTGTCCTCTACTCTGTTCACTACTCTGTCCTCTACTCTGTCCTCTACTTTTTTCTGTCCTGTTTGAGTCTGCAttgcttttgtttgttctgATGTTTCATTGTCTTCAATTGAGCTCTTATCTCGGTCTTCCATTTCATGACTTTCCTGATGTTCTTCTAAATCAATTCCATTGTCTGGAGTTCCCTTAATGTCTGGACAGTTGCTTGTCTCTTCCTCGTGTGTCTTTAACTCCACATTGTCCTCCTGTTTCGATCCCCGATATGTCCTGTCTTGTGTTCCTTCTTCATTTATTTGCATCTCATCCCTTTCTTCAGTACTTCTGTCCTCAAGCTTTCCTTCATTATCTCTTCTAGCAGGTAGTTCTTTCTCTTCCAAAATGGCCGCCTTGTGGTCTTCTTCTTTCTGCTCTTGTGTATCCTTCTTGGTCCCTTCagtatttttgtctttgttacTCTCTTTTGTCTCTTCATTTATATTCCCTCTGTTGTCCACCTTGAAGTGGTTATAAGTGGACAGATCCAGGAAGTCGAGCACTGAACGCTGTTTTTCTCCTTTGTTCTTTATGGTTGGATGGGACTTTTCTAAACACAGGGCAATAACCAGTTGACTGTGCATTTGGATTAACAAATCTTTTATCAGGCCGTCctgttttgtttcctttcctGCATCATCTAAAGTGTCATTTGTTTCTGGAAGAGTGTGAGCGATCCCTCCATCTACGCTGTCCCTCCCAGTGTTCTCACTCAGATCCTTCTCTGCATTTCCCGCATCCCTTTCTTCTGCTGGACTTGACACTTCCTGCTCTTCTGATTGGCCAGTGGGACTGACCACCTTGTTTTGCTTATTGTCTGGAATCGATGGAGTGTCTCCCCAGAAGCCGGACCTGCATCGACGAGAACCAGCCGCCAGAAAGGAACGGAAGGTCCCTGGCTCCCAAACCGACAGACGTCTGGCCCTCTTTTTGACCTTGTCTTTGTTGGCAGTCTCCCCACCCCTACCAGCATCATTCACTGGGGCAGAAGAAGTGGCTGGATGGGGTTTGGGTGGAGGTGGAGTCATACCAGTCTCTATGACAGGTGGGGCCTCCTGAGGCTGTTCTGCTACCTGCGGTGTCTCCTCATTCTGCTGATCAGACTGTTCTGTCTTTCCATCCAGCACCATGACCGTGCCCTCGTCCAAGGAGTCACTGTGGTCTATCAGGGACTGGCAGAGAAACAAATACTCTAGGTTATGTGAATGTTGTAGTTTATTTGTGACATGTTCTGTCCTATCCACTTTTAAAATTTGATGCAAGAACCTCTACCTATGTAATACTGTATCAAGGCAGAAATAATTTAActtttacaacacattttagATGGAAGCAGCATGGCCGAGTTCATTTAAATCTGCTTTTTTCCTTTAGGAGTGGATATTTTTTCTCTTCCCACTCTATGTCCTCTCATTAATACCATGCTGTCAGTGTCACTTGTCCAGTTCCACTTCCACTTATTGTAGTCCTTTCCCCCATCAGTGGCCTTTTGGCGACTTCCTCAATAAGCTTGACACCTTGATAAAACAGTTTGTTGACAATGGCTCGCCACTTGACATCTGGGTTGGgcttcatttattttgtctttctttaCGGTCCTTTGACCTAACTCTGTCACAGTCCCATAACTTGCTCACTGGGCATCCCAGTCTTTGTTATTTTTGGACTAATACTCTCTCTAGGTAATTTTCTAAAATCTGCCAAATCCATCTCCCTATTGTTCCCAGATTCTGCCTCTTAGATCCTACTCTCCTCTTGCTCTGTGGCCAAATGACTCGCTGCTAGCTTACATAATGGGGCTGAGGGCATTCATCTGAGGATGAATGTAGGAAAACAAAACCTTTGGGTGACCCATCATCATTTGACAGCCTTCTCGATACATGCTCTTCCACTTCATCTGTTGCTGAAGTTACTTTGTAAGACatacatttcaagccttttctctaaccaaattattttgtcaaGCTCTTTAAAGGAAGGTTGATGATGTCCACAGTTCAGTCACCCAACTTATTGAATCCACTGTTCATCACACAGAGAACTTGTCAGATTTGAAAAGCTACATGTTGGCAGcccttctgtctttcttttccaaaataCCTTAGCTGTTGCTGTGCTCTGAGCAACTTTCCAGTtctcttttatatattttttagggcAGTCTCCTCAACCTTTACCAGTCTGGTTTCAAGAGAGGTCACCAAACCGAATCTGCTTTCCTCTATGTCACAGATGTCTACACATTGTCTGAATTATACCTGCTCCAACCAGGTGCCAGTTCCGCAGGCTTTTACTACTGGTGTCCATCAGGGCTTGGTTCTAGGCCTGCTCCTCTTTTCTCTTTACACCAATTGGTTCAATTATATCCTCCCATGCTCTCTCCTATCACTGTTATACAAATGAACCTCTGGCAGCCATTCTGACACCCAGGTGGCAACCCACATCATGCCTGACAGACATTTCTGCTTGGACGTCGGATGCATCCCCCCCATCTCTTACCGCTGTCTCCACCATCACCTCAGCCTTGGCCTCGGCAATGAGTTCCTTCAGGGCCCGACCGTTCCGTCCAGCGCAGGGGAAAGGGTGAGCTAGGAGCTGCTGGGCTCCCCACCGAGCCTCTGGGTTCTTCTGCAGCACCCTCCGCAGGAAATCCTGGAAATGGGAAGACCTGGAAGCAGAAAACCAGGCCACGGCCACAAGCACcgaggtgcgtgtgtgtgtgtgagatattCGTTAAATGCCAGTACATCCAATCCAGCCGTAACTATGAGGCCACCCTGACTCACCATAGGCGGGGGTTGCTGAGGGTCGGTGGGGGTGACTTGGTGATTTTGAGCAGGACCCTCATGGGGTTTAATGAGTGGTGAGGGGGCTCCGTCTCTGCAGCCTCGATCAGCGTCACACCCAGAGACCAGATGTCTGCCTTGGGGCCGTATGGGTTTTCCTTGGAGGTCTCGCACTGGATGACTTCTGGAGCCATCCTAGGAAAGACAGGCGGGTGGGCGGACAGACGAACGTAGACATCATGGTTGTCGGGAAATGAATGTGGGTAAGAACGTGGCTGCGTGTATCAACgttttacacaaaaacaaaaaaaattatcagaatAAGACAAACCAGTAAGGTGTTCCGATGAAGGTGGCTCTTTTCTGAagggtgtttgtgtttttggcaGACACTCCAAAATCGGCTGGGGAAGGACAGAGCGCTTAGAGTGGGACTCGTAGAGAAAGATACAGAGAACAGATGGACGAATCGAGACACCAGAaggggtgaaagagagagaccagtaGCTGCAGACAGTGTGAGCTGTGTTGTACCTAGTTTGACTTGCCCCTCCATGGTAAGGAGGATGTTGCCTGCCTTCAGGTCTCTGTGGATGATGTGGTGCTGGTGCAGGTAGGACAGAGCCTGCAGAGTCTGACAGCACACCTCACTGATCTGCTGCTCGGACAGCCCTCGCTCCAACTCTGTGggatacacacacaacaatgagGTAGTACACACAACAGTGGCCACACTGAGGATGGAAATAGAAAGGAGTGGAAGTTAAGGGATGCATGATGCTCTCGTCTCCCACCTAACATGATGTCATCCAATGCCCCCCCGGGGCAGAACTCAACCAGGATCTATGAAACAGAAAGGGATTTAATAATCAGTCAGTTAAAGTCTGTATAATGATGGGAATTGTACTGAATATTTCACTgaacacccccccaccaccaccaccaaaaaaCTCAAGACTCAGTACACTGATATCGACACCTGGAAATTGATTCAGTTGAAACAGGGCTCACCCATAACCAACCCTCAAAGAAGGTAGCATCCAACAAGGCAAGGATGTTGCTATGCCTACAGGCTGACAGGATATCAATTTCAGTTATGtagtcctccagctgttcctctGTGCGCACTTCCATAACTTTAGCAGCAGCCAGTGCCCCAGTGGTCTGGTTCTGGGCCTGAAAAgtataaaatgcattttgtataGTTCTAAAGTCATAAACCGCATATAAGATATGTTAAACCATGCATATAAGATATGGTAAACCAGCTTGCCTAGTTCAGCCATcccacaaaagaaaatgtgttgatcGTGCCTGCCCTTTCAAGATTCGAACCTGGGTTgaccatgtgaaaggctgtttCAATATTCACTAAGCCTCAgcatagcctcttgacattatataatttagtcttgcattaacatcatgccaattTTGAATATTTGGTTAGACACCCTTAACCATCGTGTTAAACTAAGTAGCagttcttattaagtttacctccaccacaaatagcatcttggaactgtatggcttttgccactggccgttttaacagcttattagccatttatgaatgacattgatacaataactactgtatcaatgtagGTGACAATAAGACTTTTTCGTAAAGTGAAAAGACGacagaatcgtgtagccagcaaagtgtttgtctatcctgaagaaatcctaagacataatttgaaaatccaccagaaatagtcgcaatataagagtaaaccgttttattttaggcttcccataacatagctactgaaggatgtatccagcaaagtttttgtctatcctgagcaaatcctcttttgccactggctgttttaacagctaattagccatttgtgaatgacattgatacattatctacaaacctgattcccagaaagttgggacactgtacaattgtgaataaaaacagaatgcaatgatgtggaagtttcaaatttcaatattttattcagaatacaacatagatgacatatcacatgtttaaactgagaaaatgtatcactttaagggaaaaatatgtttattttaaatttcatggcatcaacacatctcaaaaaagttgggacaaggccatcccctcttctttttataacagactgcaaacgtctggggactgaggagacaagttgctcaagtttatgaataggaatgttgtaccattcttgtctaatacaggcttcttagttcttctttgtcgcaccttcctctttatgatgcgccaaatgttttttatgggtgaaagatctggactgcaggctggccatttcagtacccggatccttcttctatgcagccatgacattgtaattgatgcagtatgtggtctggcattgtcatgttggaaaatgcaaggtcttccctgaaagagacgacgtctggatgggagcatatgttgttctagaacttggatataactgtcagcattgatggtgcctttccagatgtgtaggctgcccatgccacatgcactcatgcaaccccataccatcagagatgtaggcttctgaactgagcactgataacaactttggttgtccttgtcctctttagtccggatgacatggcgtcccagttttccaaaatgaacttcaaattctgattagtctgaccacagaacactttgccgcagtccattttaaatgatccttggcccagagaaaacgcctgcacttctggatcctgtttagatatggattcttttttgacctatagagttttagccggcaacagcgaatggcacggtggattgtgttcactgacaatgttttctggaagtattcctgagcccatgttgtgatttccattacagtatcactcctgtatgtgatgcagtgccgtttgagggcccgaagatcacgggcatccagtatggttttccggccttgacccttacacacagagattgttccagattctctgaatctttggatgatattatgctctgtggatgatgataacttcaaactctttgcaatttttcactgagaaactcctttctgatattgctccactatttttcgccgcagcattgggggaattggtgatcctctgcccaccTTGaattctgagagacactgccactctgagaggctctttctATCCCCAATCaggttgccaattgacataataagttgcaaattggtcctccagctgttccttatctgaacatttaacttttccggcctcttattgctacctgtcccaacttttttggaatgtgtagttCTCATGAAagccaaaatgagccaatatttggcatgacattacaaaatgtctcactttcaacattcgatatgttatctatattctattgttgtcacggtgcggtgaggatcagtgccaccgtcccgtacacctccagttcccatcactccacaaacacatcccggacttgtcttcgtgtcacatgtcttcagctattcacaccaggtcccaatcatctcgttagtatgtgtttaaatgtttcccctctgctccccacatttgtcgATCATTGTTGTTTGCGGTCAGTGTGTGTCATGTAACTGGGGAGTGTTTCTCTTTTGCTGTTCACAGATTCAGCCCCTCACAATACACAGGGTGAGACATGCCAAGAAATAAATTTTTCTGGACAAGATATaattattatgtttacattaagGATGGCAGATAGCCTAGTTGTCAGTGTTGAGCCAGTAACTAATTGTTGCTTTTTCTAATCCATgagcagacagaaagaaaaatctgTATTTGTGCCCTTATAGAAGGCCCTTAACTCTTATTGCTGCTGTGCCCCgcaggagtggctttgggactgTGGAGTCAACCTGAAAATCGCTGTGCAGTAATGttccccatccaacctgacagaacatgagaggatctgcagagaagcaagggagaaactccccaaatacaggtgtgccaagaTTGTATCATCAAACCCTAGAATACTCAAAACTGTAATtggggtctgaatacatatgCAAATGTGATAATTCAGGGGTGGGGTGGGTTATATCTTAGCAAAATActtcaaaaaaaatgtttttgattagtCGTTATGGGGTATATTTGCAAATCTATTCACattgaaggggtctgaatacgtACAGGCTATTCATAATCCCACAAATATTATACCAAAttgaataaaaattaaaaacatcagGTGGGAATTAACTTAAATTATGTTATACTAATGAATGACAAAAACAGTACACCAATCTAGTCCAACTGGGCTTAATTTGCCGTCATGAGTTAGTACTAAACCACAGCATTTTGCTTTCCTTACTGTCTAATTAGAAAGAAAAACCAAGTCAGAACTCAGACGTCTACACGCAGAAACAGTCATGTTACAACATAGTCGTTTCTATGCAACAACAATGAAGTTGTTGTTGCAAATAGGCAAATGCATGTGGGTTATACGTCAAGACAGGAAGTTACATTTCAGCCTTTAAGGGTTTACAGGAAATCTGCAAACCACGGTATGGCCTGTAAACGCATGTTTTACAATGCcgttttgtcatttagcagatgctctcgATCAGAAAATTAGGGTTCTGTCCTCAACATAGTTTCAAAAACACTACCAAGTCAGGTAACACAGTTACGCGCTCTATTATTGCCGTATTTCATTCAGTAGAATTTTCTTTAAGGAATATTCAGGTcacaaattcattaaaaatgtctGTCACTATATAGACTCCATCTGGTTTGGTTTAGCCTGCCTGTACCTTGTAGACCTTCCCGAAGGCCCCATCTCCCAGCTCCCCCTGGGTTTCCCAGGTTTCCCGTGGATCCACGTCTCGGCGGAGGTTCTCGTACTGCTTCACCCTCTTCTTCTCCGCCCCCAGACGGAAGATACGCATTAGGAGGGATGCCATGTCCTCCACCACACCTTGCCCAGTTATTCTAAATCCACAAGGACCTCTTCAGTTTACACCCCTGTAGTGGACTGCGGCCcaaagaaacaaaaccaatACCGCCTGTCTCTCATAGACAACATCCACACGGTGAGGACAGGCAGAACCAATAATGAAGTTCCACTGTGGGTGGAGAAACAATACAAAAGATCTTTGACTGCGCTGCACACCTCTGTATCTGACACCTCAGAAGAGACGCAGGAAACGACTGCGCTAACCACAACCGAGActgagaaaaaggaaaaaaagcaaGCATGCAGTAAAATAGAGTATATGGCATATAGCATAAAGAGATGTTTTTCCAGTTAGGTACATCTAGATTCTGCATTAACGTATCAGAAAAAGGAGAAGCCAGTAAACTCCAGCATCTTAATGGATTAggaaatacagtattttaacaCTTAATGACAATAGCTATGTAGAGATGGTTGAGAAGGTCACCATAGAGCTAACATCCTACAAGTTTCTATACCACATAAAAATACACAAGGATTTCCGTGTCACCGGGTCAGCTGTATAAGATCCAACATCTGTAGAACCGGGTCAGCTGTATAAGATCCAACATCTGTAGAACCGGGTCAGCGTTTCATGATCCAACACCTGTAGAACCGGGTCAACTTTTCATGATCCAACACCTGTAGAACCGGGTCAGCTTTTCATGATCCAACACCTGTAGAACCGGGTCAGCTTTTCATGATCCAACACCTGTAAAACCGGGTCAGCTTTTCATTATCCAACACCAGCAGAACCGGGTCAGCTTTTCATGATCCAACACCTGTAGAACCGGTCAGCTTTTCACGATCCAACACCAGCAGAACCGGTTCAGCTTTTCATGATCCAACACCAGCAGAACCGAGTCTGCTGTACACAATGCAACACCTATAGAACCGGGTCAGCTGTACACAATCCAACACCACTAGAACCAGGTCAGCTGTATACAATCCAACACCAGCAGAACCGGGTCAGCTGTACACAATCCAAAACCTGTAGAATCGGGTCAGCTGTACACAATCCAACACCTGTAGAACCGGGTCAGTTGTATAAAATCCAACACCTGTAGAACCGGGTCAGCTGTACACAATCCAACACCTGTAGAACCGGGTCAGTTGTATAAAATCCAACACCTGTAGAACCGGGTCAGCTGTATACAATCCAACACCTGTAGAACCAGGTCAGCTGTACACAATCCAACACCTGTAGAACCGGGTCAGCTGTACACAATCCAACACCTGTAGAACCAGGTCAGTTGTACACAATCCAACACCTGTAGAACCGCGTCAGTTGTACACAATCCAACACCTGTAGAACCGGGTCAACTGTACACGATCCAACACCAGCAGAACCGGGTCAGTTGTACACAATCCAACACCTGTGGAACCAGTTCAACATCACTCAGGCCAAACAACTTTACTTCAAGAATTTTTTTGAGGTTTTGATTGAATAAAACGGTCTGCTCACACAGTTCAGCCAATCATCACCACAACATAAGAATGCAACCAGAGTTTCAAGTTTCAGAGGCTGAGAAACACATCTCATTAAATAGATCACTGACCATATGGAACGGTTTGCCACCTCAGTTATCTCAAAGAGACAATGAAACAGCATGTAATACCTTAAAAAGAGAAGGCCTAGTGgatgaaaaaaacacagaaataaatatttgaagtgTATTTTgtggtgcattttattgcataattagggggccaagcaactaAGTAGCTGGAAgccttttatgtttgtttattattttttattatttttattattctccagggccattttcagaggtccatagctcagTCCCCTCTGGctcaaaacactccaaactttgcctgattgtagatcatggtacccatactccACATGgaggcgctgtagcactcagtcaaaaatggaaaaagtgaagctcagatctcatgaaccgaatgtcgtacAGACATGCAAcattccagatataccccttctcatgctgaccaaaaaagtctctggggtctttcaaattcgccccttggattttccttcattttgaatttggtgaaaaactcgttaacgacatctcctccgagaccgctgaacggatttgcatgccgtttggtgtgaaggacatttgaaccattatcttaaaaagttatataaggaaagttgatgtCTAAAATGGaatatcaaacagctatgaaacaaaacacactagtacatgtgtctctcaagaatggacagaaaaagtatcatacagaaatacctcttgggggcgctataaacatcatcaatgtttctcatgattttgctgttaataaaaacacacttaaacgacatctcctccgaaaccactgaacagatttggttgacaattggtataaaggaccactggaccattgtctttaaaagttaaataagaaaagttgatatctcaaacaatatggcctccattttgacttctgtgaaaaactcgttaacaacatctcctccgagacagctgaacggatttgcatgccgtttggtgtgaaggacctttgaaccattatctttaaatgttatataaggaaagttgatatctcaaacaatatggccgaaatcagaatgaaattgagctgggcgggtctatgactttagatgtccattaaacccaaatagaacatcaaacagctatgaaacgaatcatactcgtaaatgtgtctgctaggaatggacaggaaaactcccaaACAGAAATACcgtgattttcatttatttgtgagAATAATTGTCTTACGTGACacttttatgctgttattgttttccaaagaaaggaaccacccatggagtgattggagtcaattattttgttatgaGTAGGATGTATAACTAGCCatttataataatctttgtactaCAGTACGctttagttccgttacaaacgttttgttgccaactttatctcagcaaaattgtaagggctggggtaaaatgtacatttggagaggatagagagctgtagAGACAACCTGcagcccctgtggtgtagtggggacatccctgttctgcaatattctgaccctggttcacTTCCCCTCTGAAATgttccaaatattgtatttcagatatgtatatCCACTTGGTACTTTTCaaccttcacacaacaatatatatcccctctgtaataccatgattctcatatctttaggagaataattgttttacatgacccttatatactgttattgttttccaaagacacaaatcagccatgaagtgattggagtcactgtttccgttataagtaggatgtatagctattagctatatagtctttgtgcaagactattctttagttccgttaataaatgttattttgtccacgttatttcaacaaaaatgtaatggctgtggtaaaagttgcattctgctgtttaaatagtgtaatgattaaagacagtctgccacatagaaaaccaggaaTTTAAACCTGCCAGCCACAAAAATATTAATCCCTCCTAATCacctgaactaggattgcctggttcctttcctgGTTTCAagatctttttgttttgttttgatttcctctccttcgattggacatcctgactactagcggcattgcaaaacatttctctagtgagagcatgcagtcaGATGCTTCCtatgccccgcttggccccctgaaacgctgcttgcagctttaattatctGTGGTTTTGTTGGGACAGTGATATGACAGTTATCGATGGATGTGTCACCTGGCTAACAGATAAATGGGCTAACTGTAGGTCACTCTGGAcaggagtgtctgctaaatgactaataGTAATGTCAAGGTAGTACTACTGTATGAAAACTGTCTTTGgaaggtattcagaccccatttcttcacattttgtgttGTAAACATTCAAGAAAACTTTGATTAATTGatccacctgtggtaaatgtatttgattggaTATGAATGTATAAAGGTCCAAAACTTCTgggcatgtcagagcaaaaatgGGCCCCCCCCCGTCCAATGGACTCTGCAGACCGGTGAGATCTGAGTTTTGtcgaggcatagatctggggaaggttttTAAAAAACTAGTCCAGTTGGTAAAATATAAATCTGCTTAAAATGCCAAGAAAGAACTGTCAGGCATGCCATTAAAAATCTGGGACTGTGTGCTGCAAACTTTGGTGATTATGTTGGATATCAAATACCCTTCTATGAACTTAGTACTGAGAGAAATTCCTTTCTGGTACAGTTTACagtaacaatgacaaataagcaTTAAATAACTCATACCAAAGTTTGacattattttagaaatgtgtaaatattgtgTTAGTATCAGTAATATAACAATGTTTAAAGCATGTATCATCTATAACAAGTTTATTGAAATCATATTAAAAGCACAATAGAATATATTACCAAAAACTGTAagtaaatacaaaatacataacAAACttcaaataaattgtattttaatggTATATATTGGCTTTTCAAACTCCCTCTTCAGAATGAAGGTACTGGGGAAAACTTTTTAGGGTTTTCAAAATACTtaacatgtattttatgtaaGGATGAACCATTGAAGAATTGAACTCATCCTATGTTACAGACCTGATGGTTAGAACCATCTTGGAGCATGTACCACACTGTGTGTATTGGATGCCAAGAATAGAGGAAAGAG
This sequence is a window from Esox lucius isolate fEsoLuc1 chromosome 17, fEsoLuc1.pri, whole genome shotgun sequence. Protein-coding genes within it:
- the si:dkey-81j8.6 gene encoding serine/threonine-protein kinase 10-A, with the translated sequence MASLLMRIFRLGAEKKRVKQYENLRRDVDPRETWETQGELGDGAFGKVYKAQNQTTGALAAAKVMEVRTEEQLEDYITEIDILSACRHSNILALLDATFFEGWLWILVEFCPGGALDDIMLELERGLSEQQISEVCCQTLQALSYLHQHHIIHRDLKAGNILLTMEGQVKLADFGVSAKNTNTLQKRATFIGTPYWMAPEVIQCETSKENPYGPKADIWSLGVTLIEAAETEPPHHSLNPMRVLLKITKSPPPTLSNPRLWSSHFQDFLRRVLQKNPEARWGAQQLLAHPFPCAGRNGRALKELIAEAKAEVMVETASLIDHSDSLDEGTVMVLDGKTEQSDQQNEETPQVAEQPQEAPPVIETGMTPPPPKPHPATSSAPVNDAGRGGETANKDKVKKRARRLSVWEPGTFRSFLAAGSRRCRSGFWGDTPSIPDNKQNKVVSPTGQSEEQEVSSPAEERDAGNAEKDLSENTGRDSVDGGIAHTLPETNDTLDDAGKETKQDGLIKDLLIQMHSQLVIALCLEKSHPTIKNKGEKQRSVLDFLDLSTYNHFKVDNRGNINEETKESNKDKNTEGTKKDTQEQKEEDHKAAILEEKELPARRDNEGKLEDRSTEERDEMQINEEGTQDRTYRGSKQEDNVELKTHEEETSNCPDIKGTPDNGIDLEEHQESHEMEDRDKSSIEDNETSEQTKAMQTQTGQKKVEDRVEDRVVNRVEDRVEDRVVDRVEDRVEDRVVNRVEDRVEDRVVNRVEDRVEDRVVNRVDEKNKQTNKELRLNSDDTVIIQTQEIDLTVKQETQRDRDQEEKMTDKPETTFEVETIENETGMKTVTEDEIADFEETGCQNVDRAEVRVANRVEDGVEDRLVDEAENRIGEGVENRVEDRVVDRVGGGVENRVHDGVENRVGDGVENRVDDGVENRVYDGVKNKTDGVEDRVGDGVENRVGDGVKNRVGDGVEDRVRGGVEDKEEDRVEDRAGDTLEDGVENGVEDRVEDRVEDRVKHRVEEKDKQTNEELRLKSDNIEIIQTREMSVKQETQEEKDKEEKMTDLPTGEPMIRVNLTMKSESVRDEEKKENGKELKEGGQKEASQTQLNIIIEPSSIRSQGPTTNTEHLKSASNGNLHQDIENQPKMAATADQAGTTPKEHSVSTITIPVKEFPNRKTVKKTRKFMVDGREVCVTTSKVLKETDVKEKHMQSARRQELQALKLLQREEQREYAQMEQRLQQQREIMFRQIAQEMTSKKQYYDTELERVEKQYVQQSSRMEAEHTAKLREDARRIKSQQERELNRKAVLLKAQPSEEQRFLQKQQQELNETLQKGVQEHKRKVASMEWDITVKTQQLKRARESVIWEMEQRHLQEKYHLFKQQVKEQYSLQRQQLTKRHSKDTDRALQFHRTLMDEQKAQQAQERNQLQRAQRTEAKARLSHFKAELKKLGLSGQEQRQRVTAFVSEDEARQREERQCLQQVQEVQLAEVQEQCDSNMAELQDLQNEKLQLLVDMEKKKIRRLEDEHALELNEWKDKLASRKEVLEEDLARRRREKEGAKRRGSEPEARFAARRSRFFPSLSFS